From Gossypium raimondii isolate GPD5lz chromosome 11, ASM2569854v1, whole genome shotgun sequence:
ACTTTTGAATTCAGGTCGAGTCCAGTTTGGATCAAACCCTAAACATTTTATCGAGAAacgatttttaattttataactagttttatatattttaaataatttttttggaattttataagatttcaagtttttatatattttagttaaaaggtttaaatttttataagaatttaCAAGATGTATTTTATGAGATGAATTGAGTAAGAATAGAAGAATATTTTTCGAGGTTAaagtgaaatatgaaaattttaaataaaaagaagaagaagaagaagaaaatacaaaatcaaatcgaAATTAAAACTGTCTCTGCTGCCATCCCTAATCGAAGGTAGCAGCGGTCACGTGGGTAAACATAATTGCCTGGGTCTGGGGGCCTAAAAGTTATCTAATAAACAACATAATCATGAAGTATTGGGCCCTGTCTGCTCCACTTTTAAAAGTTGGGCTTTCCTTAATCAAAGAAAACGGGTACCATTCCCTTTCCTACTTTCTTCACATTGTTTCCTTCTCATCAAATAAAAACGAGAACTAAAGGCTTGTTTGGTGTTAGTGTGactctaatttcattttactcaaatgTACCTGTTTTGGACAAATAGGACAGAGTCTTTGCCTTGTGTTAGTATTTGttcttataaaaatagtaaaaagggATTGAAAGTTGAAGCATATAGTCATTAAAATCAAATGGATTACACATCATGGATGTCTTTATCAAATGGATTTTCGACAAATACTAAAAGTCATTATTTTTCCGGTCCTTAATTTGGTAAAGTTACTAATGCCTACCTTTAGGAGAAGCAGAGATATCTCCACGAAAACAACCCTTGCCTAAGTTACAACTTGTCTGCAAAAGGGACAGCTTAGCTAATCCACCTTCTTTCTTCACACCTGGTTCTTTTTTTAGGCTCTTGTAATGGCTAAGATTGTGAAgcatttataaattcacaaCATTGTGTGTGTGTTGTAAAGCGCAAACCGGTTACTTTGAACCAGTGTGCGTGAGCTTGTAAAAAACCTAGTTAATGTTATGGCCGGGTAAGTAATAAGCAAGCATTGCACCTTTAATGAAGCCAAACCTAACAAGATTAACTCTATATTGTACTAGCCCGGCTCCCATGAATGCCTGAAACCGGACCTAACTTgctcccaaataaaaaattggggGACCACTCACTTTATAAAATGAGAGGACATGTAATGTGGATAAACCTGAGTAATAGGGACCAGCAGCAGCATGGCATTAGGCCATCACAAACTTTATGACAGCACATTGGGGTCCTCTGACCAGGAGGTGTCAGAGTCATCGAGATTGGTTCCAAAATGTACCGAAATAAACAGAAATCTGAAGGCTACGGGTTAGAATATGGCATCCAGGGGAAACCAGCCAAAAACAACTAAATGCaagcatttatatttttacaggCTGCTTCACTCTGTCACTGAAACCACGCTACCACCCAAACAAAGCAAAAGCTAAACTCAATCCTTCCATTTCTAACTAATCAAAGTCTTCCTATTCTTTTTTACCATCAACTAAAGAGTTTAGTTTCTGCACTTCATTCACTCTTCTACTGTCCTTGAGCAAAGctctcaaaataaaattaaaaataaaaaaaactaagcaAAATAAACCAGCTACATTTCTCTTCCACCATTGCAAACTAACGACAACAAAACAAAGctaagttagggttttcaaacaGACCTATGCTCTGAGTCCAAGCTTACAACCGTCCCTTCACACTCCATAGATGATGCTGGAAATTTGCATCTTGTACTAATCTTCTTCACCTCCTCGCTTGAATATATGAAGATCTTTCTCACCATCTTACAAAATTCACTACAATTAAAAGTAATGTAAACAGTTTACTGATAACCAGCtctggaaaaatataaatatatgtatatagcaGAGGTGCTTTTAAGTTACTTACACCCAGGGATCATCACCCACGAGCATCATATCACCCTCATCATCAGTAAAAACAATGGACCACTGACCACTACGACAAAGCTCTCCCTTGATCTCAAACATTTTCTCCAGCTCATTTATGAGATCATTATATCCTTTCAGTGCAGTTAAGTCAATAGCACGGCCAACTGCAATCCCTTGCATATGTACCTTTGGTATCCacaaatatttttcatcatgaGCTTGAATAATGAATGCAGTCTAAGCTAGCAGAAACCGTGAAGTTTACCTTGGTACGACTTCTCATGGAAGTTGCAGAACCCTGCTTAGCTTGCATCTCCTGGGTTGATGTCTCCGATGCAACTTGCTTCTGCTCCTTTGAAGTTTCTGGTTTCTGTTCAACATGAAACGCAGCAGGGACATGCCCTCTCACACCATTGTAGTCAATACTTGTGCTCGTTTGTTCCTTGTCAGGGGGGGCAGCTACACTAGTGCTATCTGTCAAATTAAACCCAAACAACCGGCAACCTGTGAAAGTctcagtttttcttttttcaacttGATCATGCATTAGGCCCTTGGCATAACCAGTGAGAGCGGTTTGCAATGCTCCTGTTTTGTAGTTGTTCTCCATTGAGTCAGGAAAAAGGTTCAAAGATACATTCACAAGAGGAGAAGGTGGCCAGGCATTTTCAGGTGGAGTCCTTGATTTGTAACCTCCATTACCATTGATAAGACAATTATCAGCTTCTTTCTGCCTCATAGGCCACATAACCTGGTTTTCACTGCTCTGGACCTCAAGTGTGCTTCCCACTGGTGTTAGTTCATGAGACTGGATTGACTCACGACACCAGAAGGCTGAACCAGCTGAACTGGTAGTAATTtctacaatttcaattaatgaattaaagttaataaaGTCAGTACTCAGACTCTATTTAGAAAACACTTGAAAGAATAATTTTCCCACACCAGAAGCTGGAATATCGACAGGTCTTGGTCTTTTGCACATTATAGTAGGTTGTGCATTTGTAGAAGCAGAAGCTACAAACGGCTCTATTTCCCAAGGAGAAACTCTCTCTGGCCTTTGTATTGCTGCAGGTTCATCCCATTGAATCTAAAAGAAATAGTTGGGAAGAAATACCATCAAAAGCaagaaaagaattattttagcATTTCAAATCACTAATTATCCAACCTTCAAGGACCGCCATTTAGATTCTGACCAATGTGGGGAAATATCTCCAACCCCAACTATGGTACCTGTGAACctgattttgaaaaagaaatcccAATAGGTAAAAGGATAGGAAGAACAAAAGATAAAGAGTAGGTCAATAACATACACGCGTGAACATACCTTCTTTCAGGAGAGTCTTCTCCCTCAAATCTCATCTTGAAACGCATGCCAACAGAGAATCCATTGTTAATAGCCTCCAGATACTTGTTTACTCCAATTATGAATTGGCTTGTCCTGAAGAAGAGCAAAGGAAAGAAACTCAGTTTCGAGATAACCAGAACAACAATATTAGCACTGTGCATGAACAGAGAACATTCAACCTTGGTTTGTAATACACAACAAAGAGGGTATGAGTTGTAACAGCATGAGCAGCAGTAGCAAGCACTCCTAAATGCATGCTCTGGCTGGATATCACAGACGAAGGCATTGTGCTCTGTTGACGAGCAAGCCGCCGAACCCCAACTCTTAGTTCTCCATTATCACCTCTAATAGGACATGCAAGTGCAATTACAGCCAAAGTCATGCAAAAATGCCACCCCTGAACCtgcatacacacacacacaaaaaaaaaaatccaaatgtCCAAGTACCTAAGAAACACAAATGCATCTCCAGCAACTAATCTCTTCGAAGTCACAAAAGTGCTCCACCCTGTTGTAAGTAAATGTCTCCGTGGTTGCCCTGATCATTTGTGAGTACAAGTTAAAATTAGAGCTCCGATGTTCTACAAAAGAGGTTTATTTACTGCTTCCAAACCATCACATGTAAAGAAAGTAAATCTCAAAAGGGGATGAAACTACCTCTAAATATATGCTTGAACCGCCACTCATACCCGTGAAGATCTTTGGCAACCAACTCCTGAGTTGGAGTTGCTAGATTCATGTCCTGTTTAAaagtaaatagaaagatatTTAATCAAGCGCCATAATCCTATAGTATAAAGTCTAAAATTGATTAGTAATAGCATAAAGCAAaggtgaagaaaaaaaaaaaagaatgaagcaAAGTTTTCACCAAAGGAGGAAGGCACTCAGTTGCATGCTTTCGGAGAACAGAGAACCCTCCATGAGTGCTAGTGTCTGATGCCGTTAGAATCTTACTAAAGGAATGAACTTTCCTCTTTGGAGCCTCGGTTGGGAAGGGATCAAGACTTGTAGGCTCACTTTGCTGTAATGATAACATAAGGATGCATCAAAAACAATTAGAGTAACCCATTATTTCTCTAACCTTCTTCACCTTCGGCAAATCTATCcactggaaaaagaaaaggcatGACGTAAGGACGACATAGCATTTACTTACATCTTCAGGCTGCAAAGTGATCTGAGCATAAACTTCATCTGTCTCTTGTTCTGCCTatttaaaaaggggaaaaaaacatacaaataataataagatgatctCTTCAAGCTCAAAACATAcaggaataaaaagaaacaaaatcagaGATAGAATACCAGTAACTCCACGTGAAGAACACGACATAGGATCTTAGAAGGAAGATTAAACAGTGGGGTTTGATTGCTAAGTTCCTGATTTGTCGATGCTTCTAACTGCAGAACACATCAGtacaaactcaaaaaaaaatagcagaatttttttataaacaagACCATGGTTGATTTCGAATTTTCCATCGGAAgcaatttaacaaaaaagagaggaagaatccaataatttcttaaagaaaaaaaaagagagaattacTTGTTCCATGTGACCCTGAGGGAAGTAAAAAACTCTCTCGTGAACCCGAGGAACCTCCACCAAGGGGCCTGCACATAGCTTCCATAATTCTTGATATAGATCATCACCAGCCGAACCtatcaaacaaaatataataaatgaaattcataaaaaaaaaatctctcgAAGTCGGGAGTTAAGAGAAAAAGTAAGGTAAAAGCAGGTCCAACAGAAACCATATAGGAAAAACTCTAACTTGGAGCTCCGGTGGGTTGCTGAGAAAACGCAAGAAAAATGCATATAGATAGTAGAAACAAGCAAAAACAACCCTTCAAGTATTTGTCATGATTTAAAGCTTCCACCCAAGCAAAATTAAAGCTGATAAAAGAAACCAAGTTGAGCTAAGTTCATTTTCTCTTGCAAAAACAACAATGTCGGTACCGCAACGATACAACCGTCTAAAACAAACCcacttttagttttattgtaGTTTCTCGGCCACCAAACAAAGCCATTTTCTTAGACACCAAAAGagacacttttttttttgtatgtaaTTCAACACTCACCTGAAACCGCATGAGCAGTCGAGGAACCCCTTTGATTACCTTCTAAATGAGCCATCAAAACAAGGTTGTATCCACGATGCAAAGAAAATAAAGcacaaaagaagaaaagcaaaattaaaaaaaaaaaaaaaaaaaccaaaatcttTGAAGCCAGGCAGAGTGGCAAAGTCTACCCCATTAATGAGAAACAGAGAAGATCCCAAGAAGAGTCGaaataaggaaagaaagaaattttatttaaaaaaaaaaaaggactaacTAGGCCTGACGGTTATATATGAATTCATTGTTGGTAGTTTTTGTGTAACGACAGTGaggattcttttcttttcttttccctctttTAATAATCTTTGGCCACGCCCCGTTTCAGTTACAAAACCGCTTTCTGCTTTTGTCTGGTCCCCTTAAAACCACCTTCCTTTTCAAGTCTCCAATACTgctttgccttttttttttaagcacTCATAATAATGTAAGACTGAAGCTGTTGTTGCTTTCCTTCGCTGTTCTTGTCGTTGTTGTTTGCCCCTCCCACTCCCTCTCTAAATCAGAGCTTAGAGACAATGTATCAACGTTACGACATCCCTAAAACCGGATCTCTTTGTGTCTCACCCAATAGTTTCTCCACTTTGACTTCtctttattttagtttgtatCAAAGTCTGAGTTTTTTAAGCCTTTTCCCCCTTCCCATCATGTGATTTTCGCTGCCTTGTTTCTTCTATTGATTAAAATTAccaactaatttattttcttttactaattatggttttatttcatttttacacGTTTCTTTTTTCTAAATGCATCTACCAGAAAAGATGTATTCTTTTTTAAACAACATGTAATTACAAGTAT
This genomic window contains:
- the LOC105802809 gene encoding auxin response factor 18 isoform X1 encodes the protein MAHLEGNQRGSSTAHAVSGSAGDDLYQELWKLCAGPLVEVPRVHERVFYFPQGHMEQLEASTNQELSNQTPLFNLPSKILCRVLHVELLAEQETDEVYAQITLQPEDQSEPTSLDPFPTEAPKRKVHSFSKILTASDTSTHGGFSVLRKHATECLPPLDMNLATPTQELVAKDLHGYEWRFKHIFRGQPRRHLLTTGWSTFVTSKRLVAGDAFVFLRGDNGELRVGVRRLARQQSTMPSSVISSQSMHLGVLATAAHAVTTHTLFVVYYKPRTSQFIIGVNKYLEAINNGFSVGMRFKMRFEGEDSPERRFTGTIVGVGDISPHWSESKWRSLKIQWDEPAAIQRPERVSPWEIEPFVASASTNAQPTIMCKRPRPVDIPASEITTSSAGSAFWCRESIQSHELTPVGSTLEVQSSENQVMWPMRQKEADNCLINGNGGYKSRTPPENAWPPSPLVNVSLNLFPDSMENNYKTGALQTALTGYAKGLMHDQVEKRKTETFTGCRLFGFNLTDSTSVAAPPDKEQTSTSIDYNGVRGHVPAAFHVEQKPETSKEQKQVASETSTQEMQAKQGSATSMRSRTKVHMQGIAVGRAIDLTALKGYNDLINELEKMFEIKGELCRSGQWSIVFTDDEGDMMLVGDDPWVEFCKMVRKIFIYSSEEVKKISTRCKFPASSMECEGTVVSLDSEHRSV
- the LOC105802809 gene encoding auxin response factor 18 isoform X2, which codes for MNSYITVRPSSAGDDLYQELWKLCAGPLVEVPRVHERVFYFPQGHMEQLEASTNQELSNQTPLFNLPSKILCRVLHVELLAEQETDEVYAQITLQPEDQSEPTSLDPFPTEAPKRKVHSFSKILTASDTSTHGGFSVLRKHATECLPPLDMNLATPTQELVAKDLHGYEWRFKHIFRGQPRRHLLTTGWSTFVTSKRLVAGDAFVFLRGDNGELRVGVRRLARQQSTMPSSVISSQSMHLGVLATAAHAVTTHTLFVVYYKPRTSQFIIGVNKYLEAINNGFSVGMRFKMRFEGEDSPERRFTGTIVGVGDISPHWSESKWRSLKIQWDEPAAIQRPERVSPWEIEPFVASASTNAQPTIMCKRPRPVDIPASEITTSSAGSAFWCRESIQSHELTPVGSTLEVQSSENQVMWPMRQKEADNCLINGNGGYKSRTPPENAWPPSPLVNVSLNLFPDSMENNYKTGALQTALTGYAKGLMHDQVEKRKTETFTGCRLFGFNLTDSTSVAAPPDKEQTSTSIDYNGVRGHVPAAFHVEQKPETSKEQKQVASETSTQEMQAKQGSATSMRSRTKVHMQGIAVGRAIDLTALKGYNDLINELEKMFEIKGELCRSGQWSIVFTDDEGDMMLVGDDPWVEFCKMVRKIFIYSSEEVKKISTRCKFPASSMECEGTVVSLDSEHRSV